The following proteins come from a genomic window of Maniola jurtina chromosome 15, ilManJurt1.1, whole genome shotgun sequence:
- the LOC123872600 gene encoding uncharacterized protein LOC123872600 isoform X2, with protein MMHTVPILVMTLTAALAAPALDGASTGLTDEDYYSFEADRREIPEIIILPQKRAALVLDRLLIALQKALHEESANHGLDAERDGPRTAPLRLANIEPNDVMGLQRRGQAAGRGRVLRCYFNAVTCF; from the exons ATGATGCACACGGTGCCCATACTAGTGATGACGTTGACCGCCGCGCTCGCCGCCCCTGCCCTTGACGGCGCGTCTACGGGTTTAACTGATGAAGATTACTACTCCTTTGAAGCTGACAGAAGAGAAATACCTGAG ATAATAATACTACCACAGAAGAGAGCGGCGTTGGTGCTGGATCGCCTGCTCATCGCCTTACAAAAAGCACTGCACGAAGAAAGCGCGAACCACGGCCTAGACGCTGAAAGAGATGGACCGCGGACGGCGCCCTTGCGTCTAGCCAACATTGAGCCTAACGATGTG aTGGGTCTCCAAAGACGCGGCCAAGCTGCGGGCAGAGGGCGCGTGCTTCGGTGCTACTTCAACGCTGTTACTTGCttctaa
- the LOC123872600 gene encoding uncharacterized protein LOC123872600 isoform X1, translating to MMHTVPILVMTLTAALAAPALDGASTGLTDEDYYSFEADRREIPEQIIILPQKRAALVLDRLLIALQKALHEESANHGLDAERDGPRTAPLRLANIEPNDVMGLQRRGQAAGRGRVLRCYFNAVTCF from the exons ATGATGCACACGGTGCCCATACTAGTGATGACGTTGACCGCCGCGCTCGCCGCCCCTGCCCTTGACGGCGCGTCTACGGGTTTAACTGATGAAGATTACTACTCCTTTGAAGCTGACAGAAGAGAAATACCTGAG cAGATAATAATACTACCACAGAAGAGAGCGGCGTTGGTGCTGGATCGCCTGCTCATCGCCTTACAAAAAGCACTGCACGAAGAAAGCGCGAACCACGGCCTAGACGCTGAAAGAGATGGACCGCGGACGGCGCCCTTGCGTCTAGCCAACATTGAGCCTAACGATGTG aTGGGTCTCCAAAGACGCGGCCAAGCTGCGGGCAGAGGGCGCGTGCTTCGGTGCTACTTCAACGCTGTTACTTGCttctaa